Proteins from one Clostridium cellulovorans 743B genomic window:
- the rplK gene encoding 50S ribosomal protein L11 produces the protein MAKKVVGLIKLQLPAGKATPAPPVGTALGPHGVNIMQFCKEYNAKTANQAGLTIPVVLTVYQDRSFSFILKTPPAAVLIKKAAGLESGSGVPNRTKVGKITQEQLRQIAETKLPDLNAGSVEAAMSMIAGTARSMGVTIVE, from the coding sequence ATGGCTAAAAAAGTCGTAGGATTAATTAAACTTCAACTTCCTGCAGGAAAAGCTACTCCAGCACCACCAGTTGGTACTGCACTAGGACCACATGGTGTTAACATTATGCAATTCTGTAAGGAATACAATGCTAAGACTGCTAATCAAGCAGGATTAACAATACCAGTAGTATTAACTGTTTATCAGGACAGATCTTTCAGCTTTATATTAAAAACTCCACCAGCAGCAGTTCTAATAAAGAAAGCAGCTGGACTTGAGAGTGGTTCAGGAGTTCCAAACAGAACAAAGGTTGGTAAAATAACTCAAGAACAATTAAGACAAATTGCTGAAACAAAATTACCTGATTTAAACGCTGGATCAGTTGAAGCGGCTATGAGCATG
- the nusG gene encoding transcription termination/antitermination protein NusG, with amino-acid sequence MAEKAKWYVVNTFSGYENKVKATLEKSIDNRNLHNYFYDIQIPMSEEVEEKDGKQKVALKKLLPGYVFIKMIMTDDTWYIVRNTRGVSGFVGPAGKPVSLTNEEIDRMGINDTPATVDMEVGETVLITSGALKGFNAQITEVNIEKQKIKGLVDMFGRETPAELDFAQVEKLD; translated from the coding sequence ATGGCAGAGAAAGCTAAATGGTATGTTGTAAATACATTCTCAGGTTATGAAAATAAAGTAAAAGCAACCTTGGAAAAATCAATTGACAACAGAAATCTTCACAACTATTTCTATGACATCCAAATCCCTATGTCAGAAGAGGTTGAAGAAAAGGATGGCAAGCAAAAAGTTGCCTTAAAGAAGTTATTACCTGGTTATGTATTTATTAAAATGATAATGACAGACGACACTTGGTATATCGTAAGAAATACCAGAGGCGTTAGTGGCTTTGTTGGTCCAGCTGGTAAACCAGTTTCTCTTACCAATGAAGAAATTGATAGAATGGGTATTAATGATACTCCTGCAACCGTTGACATGGAGGTTGGTGAAACAGTTCTAATTACTTCTGGAGCATTGAAAGGTTTTAATGCTCAGATAACAGAAGTGAATATAGAAAAACAAAAAATAAAAGGCTTAGTTGATATGTTTGGTAGAGAAACACCTGCTGAATTAGACTTTGCACAAGTAGAAAAATTAGATTAA